The Silene latifolia isolate original U9 population chromosome Y, ASM4854445v1, whole genome shotgun sequence sequence ttgggggatttgggggttttgttgtttgtatgattggtagtgattatgtgtttgtatattaggaggaggattcgtagaggaagctttttgatatcagtttgtgagatcgtcgattgttgtgctttccggtagggtttccctactcgtattacttacataatgtgtggtgattgtctttgtagttagtgttgttgattgattcagacggttgcgatattgtattgtgattgtgattgtttgtctctggttctcgagatgcgttctcggctgagtggagtcacttgcgggagtggcttcacgccctagtttcgcccttcgtggaacccaccacggaaggggatgtcacattaatgggacagggttatcgctcggtatgatgagcggggatttggtgggtacggtgcggtcccccctggcggtggtcgggtccggtggacggtcggtgacggagatggagtggagtggatgattaTGTATGATTGTTTGAGATGTATTGGTTCGCatcttgttggttatataaattatgtaaataaaatcgacccgtttattgttttaaaaactgcggtgatccattcggggatggtgagcagatattgagcggtatgagttgagtcttttgggatatttgggatgtgccacggtctaatgatagaagtcttccgctgtagcttagtagttttcataaacattgcAGTTAAATCAgtagacagtcagtttgagaacatgtattcgtacttttggttttggttttgagattgtaaccgttcactaaagtatttctatttaaacattgtttcattattgtttatttgattatcattgcctcgggtaaccgagatggtaacatccttatacctgggtggtcctggtaaggcacttggagtatgggggtgttacatgatgTTCTCTTATATACTTTATATGGTCAAGTTTTTTAACGGGTGGTATATGAATGGCTGCCATTTTACTGTACTCACTGCAAGAAACTTGGGCATGAAGAACATAAGTGCAGGCTGCTCAAAAATAAGTCTGGGGATGTTCCAGTGGTTGAGAAAACTATGGTGAAGGATGCTGGGCCAGTGGTTACTACTGTTGTTACTACAACTCCTGCTACCGAGGAGACTGTTATTACAGCTCCTGCTATTGAGGAGACTGTAGCTACTGTTGTAACAGTGGATAAGGATGACCATAATGTGCAAGATATAAATTCTGAGGGCACTCTGGAGTAGACTGTGATGCAAATGGACTCAGTTACAGTGGAGAAACCTCTAGTCACTGCTAGGACAAGGAGTATGAAAATTATCCCTGTGCTTAGTGTTGTGGCTGGGGACAAGGTGGAGCTGCATTTTGAGGAGCAGGATTATAGTGAGGAGGAGGACCCACCCCCCTTACTTTCTCCATGAAGATATGTGTTTGGAACATCCGAGGTATGAATAAGGACTTCAAGCAACATGAAGTAGTGGATTTCTTTAAAGAAAATAAATTAGATATTATGGGAATAATGGAGACTAGAGTACGTGCTCCTTAGTTTGTTTATATAAGAAGGAAAGGTTTTAGGTTATTTCATGTTTTAAATAACTATAAACATCACTCCAATGGGCGGTTGTGGGTGATCTGGAATAAAGCCAGTTTGAGGATTACTACCCTCTCTAGTGGGAATCAATGGATTCATATTCAAGTGGAGGACCCTGGATGTGCAACTTTCCAGGCTTCTTTTGTGTATGGACTTAATTCTGCAGAAGGAAGATATGATCTCTGGACCTTCCTACAGCATATTAGACCCCACCATCCTTGGGTGTGTCTTGGGGATTTTAACTGTGTCAGAAAGGTTGAGGAGAGAATCAGTGATACTGTACCTAATTTGCAAGCAATTGATAACTTTAATGAAGCTGTCTATGGGGCTGGGTTAGATGATTTTCTTACTCATGGATGCAACTTTACCTGGACTAATAAGCAGGAGGATGGGGATAGGAAGTGGATGAAACTGGATAGAGTGTTAGTTAACTCTGCTTGGCAGACTAGCTTCACTTCTTCTTATGCTGATGCCCTGGCTGCTGGTGTCTCTGACCACTCGTCCTTGGTGGTCTGGGTGACACCTGATGAGGCTTCTAGGCCAAAACAATTCAGGTATTTAAACTGCTGGGGGGATGAGCCTGCTTTTCTTAGTCTTGTTAAGGACACTTGGAATGAGGATATTAGAGGCTGCACTATGTACAGGCTTGTGAAGCATTTGAAGCTCATTAAACCTAAGCTTAAGTCTCTACATCAGAGGGATTTTTCTAATATTAGTGGGAGAGTTAAAGATGCTAAGCTAGAATTACAGAGATGACAACTCCTTCTTCAACAGACACCTTTAAATGCTGAGTTGCTCAGTCAAGAGAAAATTCTCTCTTAGGAGTATTGTAAGCTCAGAACTAATGAGTTGAGTATGGTTTATCAGAGGGCCAAGATACATGATATTAAAATGCAGGATGCTAATACCACTTATTTCTTTGCTAAGATGGCAGCCAGGAGGAATAGATGTCAGATTAGCAGGGTCTGTGATTTACATGGTCAGGAGTTCTAAACCTTTGAGGGCATCTCTGATACTTTCCGTGAGTATTACAAGGGACTTTTAGGGACATCATCTCGGGTCAGGTATTTTGATGAGGAGATTATTCTTTCTAGGACCTGTTTGGAGGAAACCCATGCAACCATGCTGATTTCTGATGTCACTGAGGATGAAATCCATGATGCTTTGTTCTCAATTGATGTGAACAAAAGCCCTGGACCAGATGGTTTTTCATCTGGCTTTTTTAGGCAAGCTTGGAGTGTTATTAAAGGTGAGTTTGTGAAAGCTGTACATGACTTCTTTAGGTCTGGTAAGTTGTTGAAGGAAATAAACTCCACTATTATTTCCCTCATCCCCAAAGGTGATAATCCTAGCTCTGTTCAAGACTATAGACCAATCTCCTGCTGTTCCACAATATACAAAACCATTAGTAAAATTCTTACTAAGAGACTGAAGATGGTCATGCCTACCTTAGTAGGATTAGAGGAAGCTGCCTTTACCCATGAGAGATCTATTGTGGATAATATTATGCTTGCCCATGAACTTGTTGCTGGGTATGGGAGGAAGGACTTATCTCCTCGTTGTGTCATTAAAGTGGATATTAGAAAGGCATTCGATTCTGTGAACTGGGACTTTCTTAGGACCATTCTCCCCTTATTTGGTTTGCCTGTAAAATTTTGTACTTGGGTTATTAACTGTGTTACCTCACCCAGATTCTCACTTAATATCAATGGCACTTCTGTGGGTTATTTTGAGGGTCAGAGAGGATTGAGGCAAGAGGATCCCCTCTCCCCTTTGCTCTTTGTCCTATGCATGGAAGTTTTATCTCGAATTCTAAGAAGGTTACCTGAGCAACCTCTTTTCAGCTACCACCCTAAATGCTATAGGATTGGGCTATCTCATCTTGTTTTTGCAGATGATATGCTGGTTTTTACGAGAGTAGATTATCCTTCTGTCAAAGCAGTGGAGAATTCTTTGGCTTTGTTTGCTGAGTACTCAGGGCTCCAACCTAACCCAGCTAAAACTAACAATTACTTTGGTGGAGTGTCTCAAGAGGTTAAGTCCCTGATCCTTAATGAGACCAGTTATTTGGAGGGAGCATTCCCCTTTAAATACCTCGGTGTTCCTCTTCACTCCTCTAGGTTGACTAGGGATATGTACCATTCTTTGTTGCAGAAGATAACTGGAAAAATTAAGCACTGGTCTAATACTTTTCTATCTTATGCTGGAAAAGTGCAGCTTCTAAACTCAGTTGTTTTTGGTATTGAGAGTTTCTGGTGTGCAAGTTTTCTACTGCCAAAAGGGTTATGTTGGAAATTGATAAACTTTGTAGGGGGTTTCTTTGGAATTACCAGAGTAGTACCAGGAGAATGGTGTTCTTTTCCTGGCAGAAAGTTTGCAGGTCTAGAGCTCAGGGTGGTTTTGACATTCATGAAATTCTTAGCTGGAACAAATCTCTTATGCTCAAGATGTTTTGGAGACTCAGCCATGATACCCAATCAGTCTGGGTGCAATGGTGCAAGCATTACTATTTTCACAGAGCTGACTGTTGGAGTGTGCAGCCAGGTTGTAGCTCTACAACAGTTTGGAAAGCTCTGTTGGCCACTAGGGATGAGTTTATAAGTCAGGCTGGTTCCATTGTTGCTGCTCAGGCAAGGCTGCAATCATGGACCAAATCTGGTAAGCTTACAATGTATCAGGTTTATTCTGCTTTTCATGGTCAGCATCCAAATTTGAGATGGGCCAAGCCTCTCATGGATAGTGTTGTAATGCCTCGGCATTCTGTCATTGTGAGAATGGCTGTTCAAAATGGTCTTCCCACGGTggataatttgatgaaaagaggATTGATTATAGTTAATAGGTGCAACTTGTGTTGTGCAGCTTTGGAAAGCATTCCTCATCTCTTTTTCATTTGTCCCTTTTCTAACTCAGTCCTGCATCAAATTTACTATGGCTTGGCATCACCAGACGACCTTTGTCCCTTTTCTAACTCAGTCCTGCATCAAGTATTATGTCTCTGTTAGATTATTTTCTAATGTCAATAATAGTTTTCTAGAGGAGATAGTAGCATATTTGATTCCCTACAAATATTGTAAGCTTGTTTAGTGGCTGTACTTTGTAAGAATCTctttcttattttaatgagaaGCTGATTTCTTCCAAAAAAAaatatcaatttgttcaatttaaggatttaatcaatctgtatcatcatacaatcgattaactttacaatttagtgaatcgtcctttaggagtgaccttaagggatcaactgatcaccaccgttaaaacgacagtaatgtcaaactctagtaagccaatcattaccgattaatgttgagcagttgacttatataaatgaatcatccctttacgtattattattatgagaTTCATTAATGTgaccgcactattgttgaggatacaTACTCAAACAAGTGTGTTTTCCTTGTAATTCCATCTTGCAACAACTTGTATTAGACTAATGAATGCGATTTCTTCTTGTTTTAATTGacaattgagagattaatttgtgattacTCATTAATCGTGTTATCATTGTGAGTAATTTCACCTATTGGATTCCTATTGCTTCATCTTCTTGTTAACTACTCTATGTGTGTGATTTCCACTAGGTGAACTAATAAGTTGGGTCAATTGCTAAGTGTGAATTGCTTGTTGTTGGCTTCTATTAAGGGAATTtgaagattttatctcactaatAGGGAAATTATATTAGTTAAAGGATTCATTGTGTCAAGGATCAACTAAAGTGTCTCACTTTCTTAAGTTGGGTTAAGTCTTTCTAAAAATTTGATATtccatctttaaatcgatttgctTCCTTACTTGCTActcactcttgtttgaattttgtTTAGCTTTTGTTATATTTGAAATCCAAACAAAAAAACCCCCTTTTGTTTACATACTTGTATGTTAAATAGTTACAATTGTTCTAATTGCATAGTCGAAAACCGAATACAAAACCCCCTTTCTCTTGGGTAAGATCCCCTTCTTACTACTTTAGTTGTTTTgtaattagtgctaattagtaTTAAttgtggcttataaattgttaatttgatccTCTTTTATAGCGACGTATTGGGCgtgccaaattttggcgccgttgccggggaaggtgaCGGTTTTTGCTAAGTGTTTTTAATTGCGTTGTTAGAATAGTTGTCCCAAGTTACTTGCAATTGTGTTTGTAGTAACTAAATCGTGTTTGGTAGGTTTGCTTGTGTGAACATTTTTTATCGTTTGTTTCTTGTGTAGATATTTTTATGGTTCATACTAGGAACTCTAGTGAACCTTTGCTTCCCCTCAACCCGGAAATTCAAAGTACTTTCGCTTGGCTAGGAGGAGGTATAAGAAGAGAACCTCCGGTTATTCAACAAATCAATCCAACAAACCATCAAGAGAAAGAAGAGGATactcattcttcttcttcttcttccaacgACACCATCTTTGTTATAGAGAATGAACCACAACCtaccactactacagatataggGGATAGCAACGgttaataaccgttgttatagaaaAAAGCGGGTGTTGTTGTTCGGGCCGTTGTTAAAAGTTTTCACAACGGTTACGTTTTCCGATAAAAATCGTTGccaaaagttataacaacggtttataaccgttgttaaaagaaGTCATTGTATTGAATaatattttggtgggaaagtaataacaacggtttaatgacataaaaccgttgtttcaagtattttaacaacggtttacaCCCATTCTTGTTACAAACTACTCATTGTGAAAAGAGTGAGTGGGaaggtaataacaacggttttatgtaagAAACTCGTTGTTGATAGTAATGCGCGCGTTTAATAGTTTATTGTAGGgaaattaataacaacggttttgttaatattaaccgttgttattataattactttttttaaaaaaaaaaattacaatttcaTTGCAGTTCTTTCCAAAACCTACATCAATAAtttacagcagcagcagcaaataACCACAGCAGAAGCATACAACAACATTAACTATATGTTGTACAAACTAGCATACCTAGATCAAATCAACAGTTTCAACTAAATAGAAATTTCGACGAACTAGTAAGAGTGCTGAAATTTCTTTCGCTGCTTGATGTGTCAGGGTTGGCATATCCCGCAATATTTTATTTACTTCTTTGTTTTGAATATCATTGAGTGGATTAAGATGGGCGCGTTGCAATACATTTATTCATTGGTGAACATGCATGATAAATCTGGCTGCCTCATTATCCGTCATAAAGCACTTGCATCTTTGAGAAATTAGTCTACCATTCCTACGCATTATCCTCACGCCATTTACATCACTGCCACGTAAAGTTTGGAGATACGCCAATAGAACACGAGGTGAATTCGGATAAAAAAGATATAGCCGAGCCCAAGATTTACATACCATGGCCATGTTTGCCTTATCCGAACAGCTATCAATAGGGTGGAAGATTATGAACTGAGATTTGGTTAAGTTAAAACGTCATATTGGTATTGGTTGCAGCTGCCATTGAACTCGACTTCTTTATGTTGACCAAACCAACCGAGAGCATTATCTGTTTATGCTTTGACATAATCTGCATGGATGAGTTCTCTATCTACATCCAGATTATTGACTACCTAGCCTTTGAACCAATTTTCCATATTTTCATGTATGCATAATGGTAGAAATGAGATTTAGATCAGTTATTACATCGATTCCAACCCACAAAATACAATAAGTGACATTTTTTTGTATGCATATTGCCATTGTTTTATGaaggttatattttatttaaatgcTAAGTAGGTAACATGTTACTTAATGGCaattaaataagttaattacataATAGAAAATTTTCACAATGACAATAAGAGCTTCAAACTGAAAGAAGAACTTGCTAATTAACAATCGAATTTACAAAATACTATAAACTGTAGAAAAGTTATGTCGGCTAAATGTCAACAATTTCCGAGCATAAAACTCATTaacaacaacaattttttttttgttgggaaaAAGTAAGTCTTTCATTAAAATACTTACTCATATaaccatctcaggatcggggacgtttttTGGGTggcatagtttcttcgttaacccaaataccttcaccatgagcatcacgcatatagatgcttggAGTGTTATCATCGTCAACATTTGATATCTTACGGTGATTCAGTACCTCAAatacgacatcctgatcatcatcatcaccactatcGGGTGCACCCCGTCTACTCCTTATAGatagtacaacagaccacttcttatccataggatcggtgacataaaacacttgtttagcttgtgATGCCATTATGAACAGATCATCCTTATTTCCAACCTTATCAAGATtcaccaacgtaaatcccatattATCCTTTCAAAAACCATTGTTGTTATCTACCCACTGGAGAGTACATCGCCAGAACAAACAACACTTTTTTCTTGAATtactccataatattgcatttTTCTTGAATTATACCATAATATTGCATTTTTCTCCAAATAGGATGTTTATcttttgaactagcaaagtacatcgcctcaaattcagaacaaacagcactattttgcattgtgctcaactcatcttgctcgcgggtgtaaaaagtatatccattaatggcaaaaccaCTATAAAAGGTTGCTCTCTCGCATTTGGACCTAAGCCGAAACGTAATAACCTAGGAGATATATCATCACCATACTGATTCTAATAATCTAAAACAATGTTCCTAGACCATTTTCCAAATCTCTTGTTATGCTCATTTGCAATCCACATCTCGCCATTGGTTGGGTAAATGTCTTTGAGCTCATCTTGGTGCTgctgaatataaggttgcacctcatcctCGTTGTGAAGCAcgtacgtatgtgctaaatgcaacatgtcacgtgtcacaattttttcaacacGACCCTTAATGCCTTTTCCTGCAATCCAGTCACTAAGGCGATTCATAGGAACTACAATTAACTCGTCACTGGAGAGGTGCGCGTAACAAtatgcaagagcttcattgataatAGCGCGCTCAGCAATACAATCTTCTAGTCGATACCGATTAGATGGGTAGTCCTTGTACACtttcaatctttcgaaaggatactggtatctcaagtacacggggccaagatacaaaatctccctaactaAGTGAACAGTCAGGTGTACCATTATAGTGAAGAACGAGGGTGGAAAATATATTTCCAACTAACAAAGAGAGGTGACAACGAGGTTTTGCAAAGACTCCACGTGAGCGGGATCAATGACTTTCTCGCAAATAGACTGGAAGAAGACACAAAATCTAGTTAAAGCATATCGTACCTTGTCGGGCAAAATGGACCAAATAGCCATAGGTAATAACTGTTGCATAAAAGTGTGACGGTTATGTGACTTTAACCTGATGAGTTTTAGGTCCTGCATCGACACAAAGCTTCTGATATTCGACGAATAACCCTGTGGTACCTTAATTCCGTTTAAGCATTCACATAACTGTTTTTTCTCAtcccgtgaaagggtaaaagctgttGGCGgcaaaaatgtacgattacctctcttctttGGTTCCAACTccggcctaatacccatcattgtCATATCTTCACTAGCTGCTTTATTATCTTTTGTTTTGCCGGGAACATTCAAGAGGGTTTGGtgatattatcacagacatttttctcaatgtgcatgaaatcgagacaatgcctgacctccaagtcaggccaatatggaagttcaTCAAAGAATatcgatcttttcttatacccactgGTAGATAATTTAGAGCCCTTTTCCCATATATTATCTTAGTTTCCTTAACTTTATCATAAAATTCATGCCCATGAAAAATATTAGGACTCGCACGAGGCTCAGCGTACCCATTAAACGCCTTTTGAAGCTTACAATAGGGATGATCACGACATAACCCCCTACGATTTCCCATGTACATATGTTTGCGAGAATGCTTCAAGTATTCTGATATAATATCCTCTCCACACAATGGGCAAGCTTCTTTCCCATGCACAGTATGTCCACAAAGGTCGCCATAAGcgggatagtcagatattgtacacaacaacatcgctctcaaattgaaagtttcattCTTATATCCATCgaatacttctatcccacaatCCCACAaaattcgcaaatcatctagaagaggctccaaatagacatctatattgTTTCCATGTTGTTTAGGGCTgcaaattaacaacgacaacatcaaatactttttTTTATGCACACAtgtggaggtaagttataaatagcaaaAACTACTTgccaagtactatgttgactactcatgtttccgtgtgggttcatttcATCAGTGGACATcactagacgtaagtttctaggttcattgccgaacctGGGATACTTAGCGTCAATCGCTTTCCATTGTATACCATCTGCCGgatgtcttagctttccatcatttattcttccagttTTATGCCAAGTCATCATACTTGcatctgatacgtgcattttacatagtccgttttggcctcttatgcacgcatttccatgtaaTTCTCGTAGTGTTAAGCTATGAAATGCCCcaaataggctactttggtttgtttggcctTAATTGCAGGAACGAACCCGAAACTAGCGGAATCAGGCCTTTTTCAgtcctcttagcatgcatttattGAGATGGAAGATTTGAAGCGAAACTGCCTTTGCCTCAGGTAGCGTAAAGTGGTCTTGGAAGCTAACCAATAAAGAAACGAGCTGTTTCAGTGgctgagtactcgatcgaagccttttctattcgatcgagtgaatgtgGTGGTCAATGGTGTTCAAttgagtccctgctgtactcgatcgataTGCAGTATTTTGAGGTTACTCGGTCGAAGACATCTTCTGTTCAATCGAGGGATTTTGCTGGGAAGTTACTTGATTGAGATGTtctattgtactcgatcgagagctcctGTCATTAGTCGTAGGATTTAATTTCTTAAGTTAAGTTTAGGTCAATAAAAATATCTTCTCTATATAAAGAGAAGACGTCATTAGATTAATACACACTTCTTAATCTGATAGTTTGCTCCTAATAATTCAGCAGACAATTTCTTTCCCTTTGCTACGTTACTTTCGTTCTTATTGCCGGATCAGAACTTTGTAACcattctttctctcttattcaATTTAATCTTCCTTGCATCTTTAATCCTTGTTCTTAATTACTGTTTTAATTACTGTTATTGTTTTGTTTATGTTAGTTAATCTCTATCATTTTTATATCATGTCTCTTGCTATTTCATCCATTATTGCTATTAGTTTCGCcataaacatgagtagctaaacccttttatgttaggattaggggaaccatggtaGTGAAACAGTGATGTCGTAATTAGATTAGATGGTTTGATTGTGAGAACCGTTTTataacaatttaattgtaatcgtttagttgagtacacgcttctaaactagttaatccggttaaattcaaacctagatcgagagattggaatgaacagacttgttatgaacagtagactacactaatgagggcgagagctgagttagttgtattttagggcagatagcggaccgagaggacctttcttttacccttctcacattagaccgactgatCTATTTATGACAGAATTGGCTatttaccatggtgaaccgacgtcctagcatttctctctttatttgatcacaccctttatttctctttattGTCTTTATTGGTCTTTTTCTCTCTACTTTAATCtcatttagtagtttagaaaacaaatcaaAACACCCAATCTGTTACTGTGACGAACTaagataacaagtagatataatagcctctctgtacagtacgatacccgacttacctctactatattagttgagccggttggttttttttgatagggttgcgacagccgtgtcaaattttggcgccgttgccggggaggcaattatcctatttacttgtttttatttagattgtcttagtctcaagggattttttATTCCTTGATACAGTTCTTATTACTTTTCTttcttagttttgtttatgcctaggtctaacaggtcagaattagtaccagctgatcctgaaccggagCGGACTTTTCGACAAAGACGGAACTTGTTGAGAAAGAATCGTCAAGAGGAAGCCTTGAGTATTCTT is a genomic window containing:
- the LOC141632931 gene encoding uncharacterized protein LOC141632931, yielding MDSVTVEKPLVTARTRSMKIIPVLSVVAGDKVELHFEEQDYKGRYDLWTFLQHIRPHHPWVCLGDFNCVRKVEERISDTVPNLQAIDNFNEAVYGAGLDDFLTHGCNFTWTNKQEDGDRKWMKLDRVLVNSAWQTSFTSSYADALAAGVSDHSSLVVWVTPDEASRPKQFRYLNCWGDEPAFLSLVKDTWNEDIRGCTMYRLVKHLKLIKPKLKSLHQRDFSNISGRVKDAKLELQR